A genomic window from Vagococcus sp. CY52-2 includes:
- a CDS encoding PHP domain-containing protein, which yields MNYYDQHLHTHHSFDSEESFENYLNTYSPDFFVTTEHLDLKNPCVNGKDSIPDYHLYNEEINRLSLNTHTNLLKGIEIGYVNTQATLLNDFLKGKEYDVILLSIHQNGVFDYMDDDVLTLDTDVLISDYYSRMLDAVKSAKFGNILTHFDYGVRRLNLSVNEFRLIAEPYLVNIFKNIIEKNIAFELNAKSFIKYGNKELYEYAIPLYISLGGKLFTLGSDAHVAEDYELGFKEMKNLLIKNGIFELAVYQKQQLIMVNI from the coding sequence ATGAATTATTATGACCAACATTTACATACTCATCATTCATTTGACTCGGAAGAATCATTTGAAAATTATTTAAACACTTACTCACCTGACTTTTTCGTTACAACTGAACACCTAGATTTAAAGAACCCCTGTGTCAATGGCAAAGACAGTATTCCTGATTACCACCTATACAATGAAGAAATTAATCGCCTGTCTCTTAACACTCATACCAATCTTCTCAAAGGAATAGAAATAGGTTATGTCAATACTCAAGCTACATTACTTAACGATTTTCTAAAAGGCAAAGAATACGACGTTATTTTACTTAGTATTCACCAAAATGGCGTATTTGATTATATGGATGACGATGTTTTAACATTAGATACAGATGTTTTAATCAGTGATTACTATTCTAGAATGTTAGATGCTGTTAAATCAGCTAAATTTGGTAATATCTTGACACACTTTGATTATGGTGTGAGGCGACTTAATTTATCCGTTAATGAGTTTAGACTAATAGCTGAACCTTATTTAGTTAATATTTTTAAAAACATCATAGAAAAAAATATTGCCTTTGAACTAAATGCTAAAAGTTTTATCAAATATGGTAACAAAGAGCTTTATGAATATGCGATTCCTTTATACATCTCTTTAGGAGGAAAATTATTCACTTTAGGATCTGACGCCCATGTTGCAGAAGATTATGAATTAGGATTTAAAGAAATGAAAAACTTATTAATTAAAAACGGCATCTTTGAATTAGCTGTCTATCAAAAGCAACAACTAATTATGGTAAACATATAA